The Mercurialis annua linkage group LG7, ddMerAnnu1.2, whole genome shotgun sequence genome includes the window ATCAAATTAAAACATGTGGCAAAACCTTGGCACGGCTAAAGCCTTAACCACAATTTCACCGATTAAATACTAATGTGTGATCCACAAATTTTCTTCATGATCAACTCGATCGATTTAACCTAACTTGCAGCTCGTCCACTAAGCTCTACTATAAGTTCATCTAATAGTACTCTTCTCATAGTAACATTAATTTATACATACAATAATCACTAtgtctaattttaatattattttcctAATGACATTTTGCTCTTTGGTTACATTATCATCGTCTGCTTCCCTTAGTGTCGGTTTCTACAACATCTCTTGTCCATCAGCAGAAGATATTGTGAGAAAAGCTGTCAACGATTTCGTTTCTCGCAACCCCGGACTCGGTGCTGGTCTCGTTAGAATGCATTTTCATGACTGTTTCGTTAGGGGTTGCGATGCTTCGGTGCTGCTAGCTTCCACACCAGGTAACCCGGCGGAGAGAGAGCATATTGCTAACAATCCTAGCTTACGAGGTTTCGAAGTGATTGACGAAGCTAAAGCCCAAGTAGAATCTGCATGTCCGAAAACAGTGTCGTGCGCGGACATTCTTGCATTCGCAGCACGCGATAGTGTCTCGAAGCTTGGAGGGATAAACTACAGCGTTCCCGCAGGACGGAGAGACGGGCGTGTTTCGATAATGGTCGAGGTGGAACAAAACATTCCACCTCCTACCATGGATGCACAGCAAGCAGCGGACTTTTTTGTTCGGAAAGGACTGTCGGTAGATGAAATGGTGACGCTATTGGGAGCACATTCTATCGGAGTCTCGCACTGTTCTTCATTCTCTAACCGTCTCTACACTTTCAATGCCACTCATCCTCAGGATCCTTCCATGGACTCAAGATACGTAGATTTCTTGAAAACGAAATGCCCGCCGCCATCCAATAACAGTCGCGGTCCAACCGTCGCGATGAATCCCACCCCTGATCGAATGGACAACAGGTATTACTTGGAGGTGACCAAGAACCGCGGATTATTCACTTCCGATCAGACATTGATGAATAACCGTACAACGCAGCGGATGGTGATGAATAATACAAGGAACGTAAGAACA containing:
- the LOC126655108 gene encoding peroxidase 5-like, producing the protein MSNFNIIFLMTFCSLVTLSSSASLSVGFYNISCPSAEDIVRKAVNDFVSRNPGLGAGLVRMHFHDCFVRGCDASVLLASTPGNPAEREHIANNPSLRGFEVIDEAKAQVESACPKTVSCADILAFAARDSVSKLGGINYSVPAGRRDGRVSIMVEVEQNIPPPTMDAQQAADFFVRKGLSVDEMVTLLGAHSIGVSHCSSFSNRLYTFNATHPQDPSMDSRYVDFLKTKCPPPSNNSRGPTVAMNPTPDRMDNRYYLEVTKNRGLFTSDQTLMNNRTTQRMVMNNTRNVRTWADKFVTAIGHLGSLDVLTGTHEGEIRTRCSVVN